A single genomic interval of Plantibacter sp. Leaf314 harbors:
- a CDS encoding heme-copper oxidase subunit III — protein MRKTARAIGHNGGVTSTSINLAPSAPRINRPNTVAVGTIVWLGSEVMFFAGLFAIYFTLRSMAPELWAAEAGRLNVPYSTINTIILVSSSFTCQFGVFAAERMQPRMTGWSPRKWGMVEWFFLTYALGAVFVAGQVLEYATLVSEGISLSSNAYGSAFYLTTGFHGLHVTGGLIAFLLVIGRAFAVKRFGHKEATSAIVVSYYWHFVDVVWIGLYFVIYILR, from the coding sequence ATGCGAAAAACCGCTCGCGCTATCGGCCATAATGGAGGGGTGACGAGCACCTCAATCAACCTCGCGCCGAGCGCGCCCCGGATCAACCGACCGAACACGGTCGCCGTTGGAACGATCGTCTGGCTGGGCAGCGAGGTCATGTTCTTCGCCGGCCTCTTCGCGATCTACTTCACGCTGCGATCGATGGCTCCCGAGCTGTGGGCGGCCGAAGCCGGCCGCTTGAACGTCCCGTATTCGACGATCAACACGATCATCCTCGTGTCCTCGTCGTTCACGTGCCAGTTCGGCGTCTTCGCGGCAGAACGCATGCAGCCCCGCATGACGGGCTGGAGCCCACGCAAGTGGGGCATGGTCGAGTGGTTCTTCCTCACCTACGCCCTGGGCGCCGTCTTCGTCGCCGGCCAGGTGCTCGAGTACGCCACGCTCGTCAGCGAGGGCATCTCCCTCAGCTCGAACGCGTACGGCTCGGCGTTCTACCTCACCACCGGCTTCCACGGCCTGCACGTGACCGGCGGCCTGATCGCCTTCCTCCTCGTGATCGGCCGCGCCTTCGCGGTCAAGCGATTCGGCCACAAAGAGGCGACGAGCGCCATCGTCGTCTCGTACTACTGGCACTT